CGCTTGTCTTCGGGCAGGCTTTGCAAGCCTCGGCAAAACACCCGCCGGGCTTCCTGCGGCGCATGATGCGTTGAACTGGCCGCCGTGGCAAGCGTGGTTCCGGTATTTGGATTAACTGGTGAGAACGCTGATGCAACCAAGTACAAGTGCCGCCCAGAAGAAAGCGACAATCGTGAACCTGGTGTTCCACTTCCACGACAGGGTTGTGCCGGCAATTCCGGTGATCCGGCCCAGTATAAGGGCGGTGGCGCCAAACGGCGATGCGGTCAGGTTCAGTGTCCAGCCGAGTGCAAGTGCGGTGGCCAGCAGGGTCGGGTCAAGCTGGCTGTCCGGCAGGGCGGAATACAGCGACCCCATGAAGGTGACGGTCAGCATCGGCGGCATGGCCAGGTTGGATGCAACCGGCACAATGACCATGATCGCGAGATACACAGCAATCGGCGGCCAGGCTGCAAGCCCGGTGATGTCTGCAAGGACCGGCGCATTGCTCAGGCCTGCGGCTACTATTCCGATGTAACCGGCAGCAGACAGGGTAACGGCTTCCGGTGAACCTGCAGGAACCGACGTACCTGCAATATCCCTGACGCGGGCAATAGCAGCAACGGCCTGATCCGGTCTTGACCTGTACTGGACCCAGACCCACACGGCGGTCACGATCGGGCTTGCCAGCATGAGGGCCGGAACGACCTTTGCGCCGGTGGCAAATATCAGGACCAGCGAGATACCTGCGAGCGCAGCGCATACCAGCCCGAAGCGCTTGAAGGCCTGCCAGGGAAACGGTTCTGCCGCCATGCCCGGTCGTGGCAGTGCATCGTGGGCCGCCAGTGTGGCCCGGGCGCGCTTGCCGGTAACCCGGTCTTCTGCCCAGCCGATTGCCACGATCCCCAATGAAATGAAAAACCCGATGCCGGCCATGACGAGCGGCTTTGAGCCTGACACCACGCTGGCCACCAGGGCTTGCGTGACAGCCGTCGGCGACCAGGCGATAATCCATGAAAAGCCGCGCGCCAGGGCGGACATCTGTCGTCGCTCGCGCCATCCGGCCAGTTCCGGATTGGTTTCCGCATCCGCCTTGATGCCGCGCTGGATCAGGGGCCCCAGAAGGCTGAGGGCCCCGAAATTCAGGATCATGCCCAAGGCATGTCCGCCAGCATGGATGGCGATATAGCGCTGGCCCGGCGGGCGCTGGGTCAGGTAGCGCCCGAGTTTCAGGACCGACGGAGAGGTCACCGCGCCATCACGGAGCAAGGCCAGCAGCAACATGAAGGCTGCAAGGTAGGTTGCCTGTCCAAAGCCTTTCTCGATCAGGGCATAGGGCGCATCTGAAAACAGCAAGGCGCACACGGTTGCTATCACGGCAAGGCCGATGAGATATCGTTCGCGCAGGCCCAGCCGGGTCTGTCCGACCAGCAGGAACACAACCAGCAGAACAGCGGCAATTCTCGCTGCAGGGGTAAAATGCATGTGCAGTTCGATTAGTTCGAACACGCTCATGCCGAGAAGGCAGACGGTTACCAGCCGGTCGCTCCAGCGCGCCGGCGCGCCGTTGCGCCCGGTTGTGGTATCAGCCCCGTTGTTCATGCGCCAATTCTATACCGCGTATCGCGGGCCAGGGTCAGGCCCTAGCGTTGCGAATTTTGCCAGTCAGGATTGATCCACGGTTGCTGGTTGGATGGCGGCAGCGGGTCAAGACCGAGAATATGGTCCGATGCCTTTTCACCCACCATCAGGGACGGGCCGTTGAGATTGCCGTTGGGGATGGACGGAAAAATCGAGCTGTCGGCCACGCGCAGGCCCTCGATACCAATTACCCGGCACTGTGGATCGACCACTGCCATGGGGTCCTTTTCGGATCCCATCTTGCAGGTGCCGCACGGGTGGTAGGCGCTTTCGGCGTGCCGGCGGATGAAATCGTCGATTGCCGCATCGCTGGTCACATCATCACCGGGCTGAATTTCGCCGTTGGCAAATTCCTGCATGGCCGGTTGGGCGATAATTTCACGGGTCAGGCGAATGCAGGAACGGAAATCTGTCCAGTCCTCGTCTTTGGACATGTAATTGAAGGTCAGTTTCGGTGCGTCATCCGGATTGGCGCTGACGGGCATTACCATACCGCGGGATTTTGACCGGTTGGGCCCGACATGCACCTGGAAACCATGCCCCTTGGTCGCGGGCTTGCCATCATAGGCAATGGCGCCGGGCAGGAAATGGTATTGAATGTCGGGATACTCGATACCGGCGCGCGAACGGATGAAGCCTGCCGATTCAAAGTGATTGGTGGCCCCCAGGCCGGTCTTGAACAGCAGCCATTGCAGGCCGATCAATCCTTTGGAGATGAGGCCCAGCCTGGTGTTCAGCGTCACAGGCTTCTTGGAGTGCAGCTGGAAGTAGACTTCCAGGTGATCCATCAGGTTTGCGCCGACGCCGGGCAAATGATGCACCGGCTCGATGCCGGCGGCCTTCAGCGTGGCGGCGTCGCCAATGCCGGAAAGCTGCAGCAGGTGCGGAGAGTTGAAGGCACTGGCTGCAATAATGACCTCACGGCGCGCATTGGCGGTCTTGATGCGGCCGCCTTTTTCATACTCCACACCGGTGGCGCGTTTGTTCTCCAGCACGATACGGCGGGCTTTGGCCCGGGTGACCAGTTCGAGATTGTCGCGCTTCATTGCGGGTTTCAGGTAGGCGTTGGCGGAAGACCAGCGACGACCCTTCCAGACCGTCATCTCCATGGCGCCGAAACCTTCCTGCTGCTGGCCGTTGTAATCGATTGTGGTCGGGTATCCGGCTTGTTCAGCGGCATCGACGAAGGCGTGGTAAAGCGGGTTTGTGCGTTCGCCGCGGGTTACATGCAACGGACCGTCGGTGCCGCGCCAACCCTCTTCGCCGCCATGTGAGGTTTCCATGCGCTTGTAGTAGGGCAACACATCTGCATAGGCCCAGCCGGTTGCGCCCAGTTCGGACCAGGTATCGAAATCCCGGGCATGGCCGCGGACATACACCATGCCATTGATGGAGGAAGACCCGCCTATCACCTTGCCGCGCGGTGCGGTGATGCGGCGATTGTTGAGGCCGGGTTCCGGTTCGGACAGGTACCCCCAATTGTAGGTCTTTGTATTCAGCGGGATCGACAGGGCCGACGGCATTTGGATCAAAGGCCCGATATCGCTGCCGCCATATTCCAGCACCAGTACGGTGTGCCTGCCGTTTTCGGTCAACCGGTTCGCCAGCACGGAGCCTGCCGAACCGGAGCCGATGATGATGTAGTCAAACGTGCCGTCGCTCATAGGTGTCTCAATGTGTGTGGGGGAGCTGGCCGTCGATATAGGATTCGACGAGATGGATTGCCGTTTCGCGGTTGTAGACGTCACCGAACAGGGCGGCGCGCAACCAGACACCGTCGATCAGGGCCGAAACGCCCATCGCCAGTTCTGCGGCCTGGGCCGGACCGGTGAGTTTCTTGAAGGCATCGCTGAGGTTTGATTTCAGCCGCGCATCGTACAATCGCAGGATACGTGTGAGGTTCGATGACTGGCGGGCAGAGCCATACAAGGCGAGCCAGGCGGTCATCACGTCGGGTGAATACTGGCTTGGCGCGAAGTTTGCCTCGACAATCGCGGACAGCCTGCCGCGTGGCGTCTGCGCCTGTTTCAAACGCTTGAGCGTTTCGGCGCGCAGGTCGCGCAGCATGTGCTGCATGGTGGCGAACAAAAGGTCGTCCTTGCCGTCGAAATAGTGATGCACAATGCCGGAAGAAACACCGGCCTTCTTGGCAATGCGCGCAACAGTGGTGTCTGCATAGCCGTAGTCATGCAGGGAAGATATTGCAGCTTCTATCAGTTGATTCCGGCGCACCGGACCCATGCCAAGTTTCGGCATTTCACCTCTCAGGGAGTGTTGCGTTCAGTTGCAGAATATTTTTTTTAATTGATCAGTCAATTAAAAACAGCCTAAGTTCGGCGGGGCTGTTGACTTGCACGTGTGCTGCAGCGCACATTCCGGCCAATCCGGACTGCTGAAGACCATCAGTTGAGGATGGTCGGGCGAAAACTGAAACAGGGAGTAGATATTGATGACCAGGACAATTTCACAAGTGATGACAGGTGTCGCGGCAGCGGCGATCTTCGCATTCGTACCGATGAGCGCGGCGCAGGCTGCCGACAGCGAAGCATGCAAGGCCGTCAGGTTCTCCGACGTTGGCTGGACTGACATCACCGCAACGACTGCAACCGCCACTGTCGTCCTGAAAGCGCTCGGTTACGAGCCCGTTACCCAGGTTCTGTCTGTGCCGGTGACCTATTCATCCCTGAAGAACAAGGATATCGACGTTTTCCTCGGCAACTGGATGCCGACCATGGAAGCGGATATCAAACCGTACCGCGAAGACGGTACAGTGGAATCCATCGGGGCGAACCTCGAAGGCGCCAAGTACACGCTGGCGGTTCCCAAATACACCTATGATGCGGGCCTCAAGACGTTCCAGGACATCGCAAAGTTCAAGGACCAGCTCGGCGGCAAGATCTATGGCATCGAGCCGGGCAATGACGGCAACCGCCTGATCCTCGACATGATTGAGAAGGGCACTTTCGACCTCAAGGGGTTTGAAGTGGTTGAATCATCGGAGGCAGGCATGCTGTCCGCCGTCGCCAAGGCCGGTCGCAAGAAGGAGCACCTGGTGTTTCTCGGCTGGGAGCCGCACCCGATGAATGCCAATTTCGAAATGGCCTATCTTGAAGGTGGCGATGACGTGTTCGGCCCGAACCTCGGCGGTGCCACGGTGCACACCAATGTGCGCAAAGGCTATGTTGCCGATTGCCCGAATGCCGGCAAGCTGATCTCCAATCTCAAATTTACACTGCAGATGGAAAACGAGATCATGGGCGCCATTCTCAATGATGGCACCGATCCTGAAAAGGCAGCCACCAACTGGCTCAAGGCCAATCCCGGCGTGATGGATGCCTGGCTTGCCGGGGTCACCACATTTGACGGTGGAGACGGCATGGCTGCCGCAAAATCTGCAATCAAGTAAACTGATTGCCTTGTTTGAAAGTGTGCTACCCGGTTTTGCCTGAACAGCAAAACCGGGTAGCCTCGTTTTCTGCACCGTTCGCCAGGACATCAAAAGTGCCGCAACACCCATCAACCGGATTGACCTCATGGACCCGATCAGCGCCTTCCTCGAAGACAACAAAATCCCGCTTGGCAGATGGGGCAAACAGCTTTTCAACTGGCTGACAGACAGTTTCGACTGGTTTTTCGACGGCATTGCCAGCGGTATAGAAGCCATCCTGAAAGCAATGATCGACCTGATGCTGCTGCCGCCGCCGATTGTCATCGTCGGGCTGATTGCAGCATTGGCGTGGTGGTTGTCGCGATCCTGGAAAATTCCCGCGATTGCAGTTGTCTGCCTGGCGTTCGTGATCAATCAGGGCTTGTGGAAGGAAACCGTTGAGACACTGGCGCTTGTCGTCGGGGCGGCGTCAGCCTCCATGTTGATCGGTGTGCCGGTGGGTATCGTGGCGGCGCACAATGACTGGCTGTTCCGCATCCTGCGCCCGATACTCGACCTGATGCAGACCCTGCCGACGTTTGTGTACCTGATCCCGGCACTGATCCTGTTCGGCCTCGGTCTGGCACCCGGCCTGGTGACCACCGTCATCTTCTCCATTGCCGCGCCGATCCGGCTGACCCATCTCGGTATCACATCGGTGCCGAAGCAGCTGATCGAGGCTGGGCAGGCGTTTGGTGCAACCAAGTGGCAGTTGCTTAAAAAGGTGGAACTGCCGGCTGCCATGCCGACCATCATGGCCGGGCTTACCCAGTGCATCATGCTGTCGCTGTCGATGGTGGTGATTGCCGCGCTGATTGGCGCCAACGGGCTGGGAAAACCGGTGGTGCGCGCCCTGAACACGGTCAACATACCGATGGGAATTGAAGCCGGCCTCGCCATTGTGGCGGTTGCCATCATGCTGGACCGCATTTGTCGCATCCAGGAACCAGGCAATGGGGGGCAGAGCAAATGAGCAAGACCGCTGTCAGCTTCAAGAACGTCGACATCATTTTCGGCGACAACAAGAAGGACGCGCTGCGCCTGCTGGATGGCGGGGCAACGCGACAGGAGATCAATGAGGAAACCGGCGCTGTGCTGGGTGTGGCCGGGGCTTCGCTCGACGTGGCGGAAGGCGAAATATTCGTCCTGATGGGATTGTCCGGATCGGGCAAGTCCACCTTGTTGCGCGCGGTAAACCGCCTCAATGAAACGGCACGCGGCGAAGTGATTGTGTCAACGGACGGAACATCGGTTGATGTCGCCTCGTGCAACGACCAGCAGTTGCGCGAACTTCGCATGCACCAGGTTGCCATGGTGTTCCAGCAATTTGCGCTGCTGCCGTGGCGCACGGTTGAGGAAAATGTCGGACTTGGCCTGGAACTGGCGGGTGTCCCGGAGGCAGAACGCAAGGCCCGGGTTGCAGAGCAGTTGAAGCTGGTCAGCCTGGACCAGTGGGCGGACAGGTATGCGCATGAACTGTCAGGCGGCATGCAGCAGCGTGTAGGACTGGCGCGCGCCTTTACCACGCAAGCCCCGATCCTGTTGATGGATGAACCGTTCTCAGCCCTTGACCCGCTGATCCGTACCCACCTGCAGGACGAACTTCTCAACCTGCAGCGCGAACTGAAACGCACCATAATATTCGTGTCGCACGATCTCGACGAAGCCATGAAGATCGGCAACCGGATTGCGATCATGGAAGATGGCCGCATAGTTCAGGCCGGCACGCCGCAGGAAATAGTGCTCAAGCCGGCCAATGAGTATGTCGAGCAGTTTGTGCAGCACATGAACCCGCTCAACGTGATGACCGGCGCGACCATCATGAAGAAGCTGGCCAAGCCGAAGCAGGTGGCCAAGGGCAAGGCGGCACCTGCCATGATGCCACCCGATGCCACCATGCGCGAGATTATCGCTGAATGCTGGCGCACCGGCAAAAGCGTCATGATCGGCACGGACGGCAAAGCCATCGGCGAAGTCGGTGAGACGGAAATCTACTCAGCACTGGTTAACCGGCCAACGGCGTGAAACTCAGTTCAGCGTCCAGATCGAGAAGTTCAGGGCGGTTGCGTAGCTGACCCAGACCAGGTAGGGCACCAGCAGCCATGCCGCCAGGCGATCAATGGGGCGGAACGCTGCAATGGTAGCCGCGATGGCGAGCCACATGGCAACGATGACCAGCAGACCAAGTGCCGGAGACCGGGCAGCGAAGAACGCAAAAGACCAGGCGAAATTCAATGCCAGCTGCACGAAGAAGATGATCAGTGCGGAGCGTGCCTTGCCGCTGAAGCCGCCGCCGACACGCCATACCTGCCAGGCGGCCACCGCCATCATGACATAGAGCAGGGTCCACACAGGCGCGAACAGCCAGTTGGGCGGTGTCCATGACGGCCGGTTCAGAGTCAGGTACCAGGTGGCAACCGACTGATTGGTCGCCCATCCGGCGATACCCGCCACCGCGAGACACAAGGCTATGAAGCCCGCCAGCACGAGCCACTGGTTTGCCGCAGAGCCGTTGGCGTCGTTTTTTGGCGTCATGTCATTCCCCACGATAATGTGACTTGTGTTCGGCGTGCCGTCAGCATGACATAAACACATTCCACATATTAGATCTAACCTGTTCATTCCTGAGGAGCATTCTGATGATCAAGTCACTTCTGGCCGCTGCTGCCATTTCCCTTTCCATGGCGGTTGCGCCTGCACTGGCCGGCGATAGCGCAAACGGCACCATCAAGATGGAAAGTGCCCATGACGCCGCAACCACGCTGGACCGGCTGGAAGCGATCTTCAAGGAAAAGGGCATTACGGTATTTGCCCGGGTCGACCATGCCGCCGGTGCCAAGAAAATCGGTGAAGACATGGCGCCGACGCAGCTTTTGCTGTTTGGCAATCCCAAACTTGGTACACCCCTGATGAAGGTCAATCGCGAAGCCGGATTCGACCTGCCGATGAAGGCGCTTGCCTGGACCGATGACGCCGGCAAGACATGGCTCGCCGTCACCGATCCTGCGGCCCTGAAGTCACGCTATGGTCTGGATGCGGCTGCACCGGTGATCGAGAAAATGAGCGGCGCCGTGACTGCCATGGGCAAAAAGGCCACCTCTAAAGAGTAAAAGCACGATCCGAAGAGCGGATGCCGGTTTTCGGGCAAATTGTGCGAAAAACAGACACTATTTGGGCGTCGGGCCTACCGTGTTGCGCAAGCGTCCGATGCCCTCCAGCATCACATCCACCACGTCGCCTTCCTTGAGGGCGGCGGTGGTGCCGGCGGTTCCGGTGTAGATCACGTCGCCGGGTTCCAGTGTCATGTAACGCGACAGCTCGGAGATGATTTTTGCCGATGAGTGGATCATCTGTTTGGTTGATCCCTTCTGCACCGTCTTGCCGTTGACCTGTGTTTCGAATTTCAGGTTGTCTATGGTCAGTCCGGGTGAAATCCAGGGTCCCAGCGGCGCGAAGGTGTCGGAGCCCTTGGATTTCAGGACCGTGAACCCGCCTGAGCCGAAACTGCGTTCAGTCACGTCATTGCCGGCGGTGACCCCGAACACGAAAGACAATGCCTTTTCCTCGGAGACGTTCTTTGCCCGTGCACCCATGACGATGACCATCTCGCCTTCATAATGCAGGTTGGTCGAACCCTTCGGCGGCGTGATTGTGTCTTCATGACCGATGACGGATGATGGCAGTTTGGCGAAGAACTGCAGGTCGCCGCCGCTGCCGCCATGGCTCTTGTAGTTCAATGCGATGCCGATGACTTTGCCCGGGATGACCGGCGCCAGCACCTTTACCTCCTCAAGCGGGATCACGTTGCCGGTGACCACGGTTTCCTTGTCGAAAAAGCTGCCGGTCAGTGTGTGGACACCACCAAACGAAATGAAACCGTAATGGACCTTGCCTTCGTGCTCGAAGCGGCCGAAGCGCAAGGGTCCGTCATCGCCTTCAGTTACCTGTGACAGTGTCGGTATGCAAAGGCACACGAGCAGGGCGAAGCTCGCGAGCACGGTTCTAGCAGTACAAAACATGATTGAGGCCTTTAAATCAGGGGCGCCGTGTTGGTGGCTGTTGCCCAGAACAATAACCCGCCGACGCAGGCAATGAACAGTCCGCCCATGAGTTTCAGGCCGAAGGCGGTTCTGTCCAGCCATAAGGGGTTGTGACCGGAGTACTTCAATGCCAAGTCGCGTGACTTTACCGCAAGGCTGGCGATGATCGAAACCGTAATGGCTGTGCCCAGTGCCATGACAAATGTTGCCGCCACGCCTGCCCAGTACAGGCCCAGTGCCGATGAAAACAGCAGTACCAGAATACCTCCGGTACACGGCCTGATGCCCACGGCAAAGGCGATTGTTACAGCCTTCCAGATATCCACCGGATGATCGAGATCCTTGGCCGACGGCATATGCGCATGGCCGCAACCGCAGTCGGGTCCATGCTCATGATCATGATGGTGATCATGCTGATGTGTGTGGTGATGGTCCTGGTGGTGGAGGTGATCATGGGCGGGTGCCGTCGATACAGCCGCTATTGGCGCCAGGCGCGGGCGTATGGCCTGCCAGACCAGCCACAGGCCGGTCAAGGCGATCAGCCCGTAACTGGTGGCTTCCAGTGCTATGGCCATGGACTTGGCCGAGCTTGCCGCAGCCTTCACAGTCAGCAGCAGAGCCGATACCAGTACAACGGCAGTGATCGCCTGGAACATGGCCGCCATGAAGGAGATCATCACGCCCCGTTTCAACTGGCGCTCGTTGGCCAGCAGCCAGGCGGACACCACGGCCTTGCCGTGGCCGGGACCTGCGGCATGCAGGATGCCATAGGCAAAACTCAGCGCCATCAGCGTCAGCGCCGCAGACCAGGGCGATCCGCGTTTCATGGCGGTCAGTGCCGCTGACATCTTGCCGTAAAAGGAACGTTGCTGCGCCTTTATCCATTCAACCGGGCTGCCGGTCAGCGTCGGCACGGCGTCGGCGCTGCCTGCATTCTTGCGGCGCTGCAACAATAACTGGCCCGGTTTTACCGTTTGGGGCTGGGCAGTGTCAGCCTGTGCCATCAAGACAGGGACAGGCGGGTTGGCGTGCGCCATCTGCCAGCCGGGCAGGCAGGCGGCAGCGAGTGCAAGCAGGACAAGAACAATGCGGATCAAGGTTCACCCCTCACGGTTAGCTTGCTGGCGGCTTGCAGGAAACCGAAACGGGTTGTGCGAACAAGGAGCCGAAATCCTGCGGCTGCTCCGGTTGCCAGTCTGCCGGCTTTTCCGCCAGTTCCTGCTTGGTCTGCTCGATGCTTTCATCGAAAGCCAGTGTGCCGACATTGATCACGCAACCCTTTGGTAAGTTGCCGATGGCAGCGACGGTTTCACCCTTGATGTAATCAAAGGCAATGAAAAAGTCCGGGTCATAAATCTTGTAGGTAAACTCTCCGGTTGTCAGGTCCACCGGCGTTGTGAACGGGACCACGAAAGTCATCGACAGCCGGCCCTGATCGTTGATGCGCTGGCCGTATTCGGTAACATCGGCGTAAGCGATGTCCTTGCCGTTTGCCTTGGCTGCGGTGAAATACCGGAACTCTTTCAGGGCATTGATGTTTTCCGTCACCACCGGCTGCAGTTCGGCGGCGGTGTAGATGCCGTCCTTGTCGGCATCCATGCCTTCGGTGGCGGCTTCGGTATAGCCCTGGTCGAAAATCCATTCCACATGAATGGCGGTGGCGCGGCCCTGTTCATCCAGGATGATGTCGGTGCGCATGTCGGAATAGACATGCGGGTGGGCAAAAACAGGTTGTGAAAACAACGCGGCTGCAACAATCAGGCCCGAAGACGCAGCGATGTGTTTTTTCGACAATACGGTCATGATGCGGTCCGTTTGCGGGAAGCCGGAAATTCGAGTGTTAGCCGCAGTTTGCAGCAATATCGTGATGTCTCGCGCGCATTATTGCGCAACAGACGTGATTTGCAAATTAACTTTGACACAGGTTGAACCACGCCAAGTGCGGTCTTTTGCATGGGGTTTGTGGCAGAAACCAGCACGAAACAGGAGTTTGCAAGGCTGCTTGTGACGGTCAAAAAAGCGCCGTGATCTAACGCATATGTGACAGTGAATTGCCCGCTTCGCTGTTGCATCACGGCGCTTTTACCAGCACTTTCGGGCGAAATTACCCGACCACGGTATCAGGCAAGGAAAACATGGGACTGGACGTATCTATCTGGGCGGCATTCTTTGCCGGACTGCTGAGTTTCCTGAGCCCGTGCGTGTTGCCGCTGGTGCCGCCTTACCTGTGCTTTATTGCCGGGACATCGCTGGAAGAGCTGACGGGAGAAGCTGAAACCGATGGTGCCGTGCAGCGCAGGGCCCTGGTGGCTTCGGTGTTGTTCGTGCTGGGCTTTTCGACGGTTTTCATAGCGCTTGGCGCATCGGCCAGCGTGATCGGGCAGTGGCTCAGGGAAGCCACCACCTGGGAAATCACCATCGGCAGCATGAATTTTCCGGTGCTGACGTCGGTTGCCGGTGTCATCATCATTATCATGGGGCTGCACTTCCTCGGCGCGTTCCGTATCGGCTTCCTGTCGCGCGAGGTGCGCTATCAGCAGGAAGCAAAACCGGTCGGGCTGTTCGGCGCCTATGCCATCGGGCTTGCCTTTGCGCTCGGGTGGACACCATGCATCGGGCCGGTGCTGGCTGCCATCCTGACCGTGGCCGGTTCGGCCGACAGTGTAACCAAGGGGGCAGGGCTGCTGGCGATCTATTCAGCCGGGCTTGGCGTGCCGTTCCTGCTGGCTGCGGTTGCCATGCCGCAGTTCCTGGTTTTCATGAAGAAGTTTCGCCGCCATCTCGGCCTGGTTGAAAAGGCCATGGGAGGCATGCTGGTGGTCACCGGTGTGCTGTTCCTGACCGGCACGTTTACCGCGCTTTCATACTGGATGATCGAAACCTTCCCCGGTCTTGCCACCTTGGGCTAAACTTGCTTCCATTCACCTGAATTGGAATGGAGAGCCCCATGAAAGTTACCATCGACATTGACTGCACGCCGGAAGAGGCGCGCACCTTCTTTGGCCTGCCTGACGTGCAGCCGATGCAAAAGGCCATGATGGCCAAGATGCAGGCGCAGATGGAAAGCCAGATGGACCAGCTCGACCCAACAGAGATCATGAAAACCTGGATGACACCGGGCATTGAGGGCTTCGGCCAGTTTCAAAAGGCCATGTGGGCAGCAGCGACCAGCGGGAACCCGGCGAAACCGGGCAAGGACTAGGGCAGGACGTGCAATCGCGCTCAGATCAAATGATGAATTTCCGGAACAAAGGTCTGGTCGTCCATCGGCGGGCGGACATAGCCGGCTTGTTCCGGTCTTTCATCCAAAACCACCGTCTCCGGCGTGACATCTTCGTACGGGATCAATGACAGCAAGTGGCTGATGCAATTGAGGCGAGCATGTTTCTTGACGTCGGAGGCCACGACGTACCAGGGCGCCTGTTTGATGTCGGTATGGGAAAACATCATGTCCTTGGCCTTTGAATACTCGACCCAGCGTTTTCGGCTCTCCAGGTCCATCGGGCTCAGCTTCCAGCGTTTGGTCGGGTCTGTCAGGCGTTTCTGAAACCGGCGTTCCTGCTCTTCATCACTGACAGAAAACCAGTATTTTATCAGCTGAATGCCGGCACGTACCAGCATGCGTTCAAACTCGGGACAGCTGCGCATGAACTCCCGGTATTCTTCGTCCTTGCAAAATCCCATGACGCGCTCGACACCGGCGCGATTGTACCAGGACCGGTCAAAGATAACGATCTCTCCGGCTGCAGGCAGGTGCGGCACATAGCGCTGG
Above is a window of Anderseniella sp. Alg231-50 DNA encoding:
- the betA gene encoding choline dehydrogenase, which translates into the protein MSDGTFDYIIIGSGSAGSVLANRLTENGRHTVLVLEYGGSDIGPLIQMPSALSIPLNTKTYNWGYLSEPEPGLNNRRITAPRGKVIGGSSSINGMVYVRGHARDFDTWSELGATGWAYADVLPYYKRMETSHGGEEGWRGTDGPLHVTRGERTNPLYHAFVDAAEQAGYPTTIDYNGQQQEGFGAMEMTVWKGRRWSSANAYLKPAMKRDNLELVTRAKARRIVLENKRATGVEYEKGGRIKTANARREVIIAASAFNSPHLLQLSGIGDAATLKAAGIEPVHHLPGVGANLMDHLEVYFQLHSKKPVTLNTRLGLISKGLIGLQWLLFKTGLGATNHFESAGFIRSRAGIEYPDIQYHFLPGAIAYDGKPATKGHGFQVHVGPNRSKSRGMVMPVSANPDDAPKLTFNYMSKDEDWTDFRSCIRLTREIIAQPAMQEFANGEIQPGDDVTSDAAIDDFIRRHAESAYHPCGTCKMGSEKDPMAVVDPQCRVIGIEGLRVADSSIFPSIPNGNLNGPSLMVGEKASDHILGLDPLPPSNQQPWINPDWQNSQR
- the betI gene encoding transcriptional regulator BetI, translated to MPKLGMGPVRRNQLIEAAISSLHDYGYADTTVARIAKKAGVSSGIVHHYFDGKDDLLFATMQHMLRDLRAETLKRLKQAQTPRGRLSAIVEANFAPSQYSPDVMTAWLALYGSARQSSNLTRILRLYDARLKSNLSDAFKKLTGPAQAAELAMGVSALIDGVWLRAALFGDVYNRETAIHLVESYIDGQLPHTH
- a CDS encoding choline ABC transporter substrate-binding protein — protein: MTRTISQVMTGVAAAAIFAFVPMSAAQAADSEACKAVRFSDVGWTDITATTATATVVLKALGYEPVTQVLSVPVTYSSLKNKDIDVFLGNWMPTMEADIKPYREDGTVESIGANLEGAKYTLAVPKYTYDAGLKTFQDIAKFKDQLGGKIYGIEPGNDGNRLILDMIEKGTFDLKGFEVVESSEAGMLSAVAKAGRKKEHLVFLGWEPHPMNANFEMAYLEGGDDVFGPNLGGATVHTNVRKGYVADCPNAGKLISNLKFTLQMENEIMGAILNDGTDPEKAATNWLKANPGVMDAWLAGVTTFDGGDGMAAAKSAIK
- the choW gene encoding choline ABC transporter permease subunit; translated protein: MDPISAFLEDNKIPLGRWGKQLFNWLTDSFDWFFDGIASGIEAILKAMIDLMLLPPPIVIVGLIAALAWWLSRSWKIPAIAVVCLAFVINQGLWKETVETLALVVGAASASMLIGVPVGIVAAHNDWLFRILRPILDLMQTLPTFVYLIPALILFGLGLAPGLVTTVIFSIAAPIRLTHLGITSVPKQLIEAGQAFGATKWQLLKKVELPAAMPTIMAGLTQCIMLSLSMVVIAALIGANGLGKPVVRALNTVNIPMGIEAGLAIVAVAIMLDRICRIQEPGNGGQSK
- the choV gene encoding choline ABC transporter ATP-binding protein; this translates as MSKTAVSFKNVDIIFGDNKKDALRLLDGGATRQEINEETGAVLGVAGASLDVAEGEIFVLMGLSGSGKSTLLRAVNRLNETARGEVIVSTDGTSVDVASCNDQQLRELRMHQVAMVFQQFALLPWRTVEENVGLGLELAGVPEAERKARVAEQLKLVSLDQWADRYAHELSGGMQQRVGLARAFTTQAPILLMDEPFSALDPLIRTHLQDELLNLQRELKRTIIFVSHDLDEAMKIGNRIAIMEDGRIVQAGTPQEIVLKPANEYVEQFVQHMNPLNVMTGATIMKKLAKPKQVAKGKAAPAMMPPDATMREIIAECWRTGKSVMIGTDGKAIGEVGETEIYSALVNRPTA
- a CDS encoding tryptophan-rich sensory protein — its product is MTPKNDANGSAANQWLVLAGFIALCLAVAGIAGWATNQSVATWYLTLNRPSWTPPNWLFAPVWTLLYVMMAVAAWQVWRVGGGFSGKARSALIIFFVQLALNFAWSFAFFAARSPALGLLVIVAMWLAIAATIAAFRPIDRLAAWLLVPYLVWVSYATALNFSIWTLN
- a CDS encoding DUF302 domain-containing protein codes for the protein MIKSLLAAAAISLSMAVAPALAGDSANGTIKMESAHDAATTLDRLEAIFKEKGITVFARVDHAAGAKKIGEDMAPTQLLLFGNPKLGTPLMKVNREAGFDLPMKALAWTDDAGKTWLAVTDPAALKSRYGLDAAAPVIEKMSGAVTAMGKKATSKE
- a CDS encoding fumarylacetoacetate hydrolase family protein is translated as MFCTARTVLASFALLVCLCIPTLSQVTEGDDGPLRFGRFEHEGKVHYGFISFGGVHTLTGSFFDKETVVTGNVIPLEEVKVLAPVIPGKVIGIALNYKSHGGSGGDLQFFAKLPSSVIGHEDTITPPKGSTNLHYEGEMVIVMGARAKNVSEEKALSFVFGVTAGNDVTERSFGSGGFTVLKSKGSDTFAPLGPWISPGLTIDNLKFETQVNGKTVQKGSTKQMIHSSAKIISELSRYMTLEPGDVIYTGTAGTTAALKEGDVVDVMLEGIGRLRNTVGPTPK